The Antarcticibacterium sp. 1MA-6-2 genome has a window encoding:
- a CDS encoding DUF1328 domain-containing protein encodes MKRHTLIFLVLTALTGLIGFIGISFAGIEIVRVLFLIFADLLIISVLARFFFSGTENMRMERIKK; translated from the coding sequence ATGAAACGACATACACTAATATTTCTGGTACTTACTGCGCTTACAGGTTTAATTGGTTTTATAGGAATCTCTTTTGCAGGGATTGAAATAGTGAGAGTACTATTTTTAATTTTTGCCGATCTTTTAATAATTTCAGTATTGGCGAGATTCTTTTTTTCGGGTACTGAGAATATGAGAATGGAGAGAATTAAAAAATAA
- a CDS encoding DEAD/DEAH box helicase, which produces MTFNQLELTEPLQKAVQKAGYKNPTPIQAQSIQAILDGRDILGCAQTGTGKTAAFSIPTIQLLSRNNGTTERKRAIRSLILTPTRELAIQIGESLEQYGSFSNLRSLVIFGGVPQHSQVQALKQGIDILVATPGWLLDLMDQGYISLSQLEIFTLDEADRMLDMGFVHDVKKVIKKIPAKRQTLFFSATMPDAILDLANSILNNPLKVEVTPPSSTAEMIGQEVYFIDKSNKKKLLIDLLKSGDEDRILVFTRTKHGANKVVKDLTKTGIKAEAIHGNKTQNARQKALKNFKDKSTRVLVATDIAARGIDIDELALVINYEIPNISETYVHRIGRTGRAGASGKAISFCDYEEKAYLKDIQKLIDQKIPVIEDHSYPMEVFEVPEKKPQQQRGNRNQQRKSSGAGSGQKSGRNRFERSKNK; this is translated from the coding sequence ATGACATTTAATCAATTAGAATTAACTGAACCTTTACAGAAGGCAGTTCAAAAAGCGGGATATAAAAATCCTACTCCTATACAGGCACAATCAATACAAGCAATATTAGACGGAAGAGACATCCTTGGATGTGCTCAAACCGGAACCGGAAAAACAGCTGCTTTTTCTATCCCCACCATTCAGCTTTTAAGCCGAAATAACGGAACAACAGAACGCAAAAGAGCAATAAGAAGTCTTATCCTCACCCCTACCCGGGAACTTGCAATACAAATAGGTGAAAGCCTGGAACAATATGGAAGCTTCAGCAATTTAAGATCATTGGTGATCTTTGGCGGAGTACCTCAACATTCCCAGGTACAGGCATTAAAGCAGGGAATAGACATCCTTGTAGCTACCCCTGGTTGGTTACTGGATCTTATGGACCAGGGTTATATTTCCCTTTCCCAATTAGAAATCTTTACACTCGATGAAGCTGACAGGATGCTGGATATGGGATTTGTTCATGATGTCAAGAAAGTGATCAAAAAAATTCCTGCTAAACGACAAACCCTCTTCTTTTCAGCCACAATGCCCGACGCTATTTTAGATCTGGCTAACAGCATCCTGAACAATCCTTTAAAGGTGGAAGTAACTCCTCCTTCTTCTACTGCAGAAATGATTGGCCAGGAAGTTTATTTCATTGACAAAAGCAACAAGAAAAAGTTGTTAATAGATCTTCTGAAATCTGGTGACGAAGATAGAATACTGGTTTTTACCCGAACAAAACACGGTGCAAACAAGGTCGTAAAAGATCTTACCAAAACCGGGATAAAAGCTGAAGCTATACACGGAAATAAAACCCAGAATGCCCGACAAAAAGCACTTAAGAATTTTAAAGATAAATCTACAAGAGTTCTGGTAGCTACAGATATCGCCGCAAGAGGAATAGATATAGATGAACTTGCACTGGTTATTAATTACGAAATCCCCAACATTTCTGAAACATACGTCCACAGGATTGGAAGAACAGGCCGTGCGGGAGCAAGCGGAAAAGCCATTTCTTTTTGTGACTATGAAGAGAAAGCTTATCTTAAAGACATTCAAAAATTAATAGATCAAAAGATCCCTGTGATAGAAGACCATTCTTATCCTATGGAAGTTTTTGAGGTGCCTGAGAAAAAACCTCAGCAACAAAGAGGTAACAGGAATCAGCAAAGAAAATCATCAGGAGCAGGATCAGGACAAAAATCAGGAAGAAATAGATTTGAGCGATCAAAAAATAAATAA
- a CDS encoding class I SAM-dependent methyltransferase, whose amino-acid sequence MSDQKINKGHSENYFGDYRDFWWNKDFVDLTAQRLELNKLGSVLDVGCGNGHWTRILAPYLQKEASVTAVDSDPRWFSENAELQNFFSATGNPFQLKKGDAQNLPFPDAQFDLVTCQTVLIHVPEPQKALKEMKRVLKPGGTLLCVEPNNIVQSLIKTSISKNESVEESLDHIKYKLIIEKGKKKLGKGDNSLGDLLPGMFAMEDLKNVEVRLSDKAIAMYPPYDNEEQLATLKQWMKGSSWNSTTQKDIDFFSAAGEAYMQFYFEYQEKYANRDAHIMGALQREQYHAAGGSLMYLVSGIK is encoded by the coding sequence TTGAGCGATCAAAAAATAAATAAGGGACATTCTGAAAATTATTTTGGTGACTACCGGGATTTTTGGTGGAATAAAGATTTCGTCGATCTAACTGCACAACGGCTGGAACTCAATAAATTGGGTTCCGTGCTTGATGTGGGTTGTGGAAATGGACACTGGACCCGGATTCTTGCACCTTATCTTCAGAAGGAAGCTTCAGTAACAGCTGTAGATAGTGATCCCAGATGGTTTTCTGAAAACGCTGAATTACAGAACTTTTTTTCAGCTACTGGAAATCCTTTTCAGCTTAAAAAAGGAGATGCGCAAAATCTTCCTTTTCCCGATGCTCAATTTGATCTGGTTACCTGCCAAACGGTGTTGATCCACGTTCCGGAGCCACAAAAAGCTTTAAAGGAGATGAAGCGGGTTTTAAAGCCCGGGGGAACACTTCTATGCGTAGAACCCAATAATATTGTACAAAGCCTTATAAAAACTTCTATAAGCAAAAACGAATCTGTTGAAGAGAGCCTGGATCATATTAAATACAAGCTTATTATAGAAAAAGGCAAGAAAAAGCTTGGCAAAGGAGATAATTCTTTGGGAGATCTCCTCCCCGGGATGTTTGCAATGGAAGATCTTAAAAACGTAGAAGTACGACTTTCAGACAAGGCGATCGCAATGTACCCTCCCTACGACAACGAAGAGCAGCTTGCAACGCTTAAACAATGGATGAAGGGTAGCTCCTGGAACTCTACCACCCAAAAAGATATTGACTTCTTTAGTGCTGCAGGGGAAGCTTATATGCAGTTCTATTTTGAATATCAGGAGAAATATGCCAATCGCGATGCTCACATCATGGGTGCCCTGCAGAGGGAGCAATATCACGCTGCGGGAGGATCACTTATGTACCTGGTTAGCGGAATTAAATAG
- a CDS encoding MarC family protein: MENLWLFTIAVFTGFFAINSPAGNIPIFLSLTKQADRVTKKKISKQATFTAFVIVTGFIIVGKYVFELFGITIPAFKITGGILIFFVGFEMIRAQESSIDNQTEINFNEGISVSPLAIPILAGPGTIVTAMNFTTNAGYIEMGIIITMIALIMWMNYLAFISSEYLVRWIGKNKIVVIEKIMGLIIAIIGTSMFIEGVKLAFFVTEGPSSLSYIQE, from the coding sequence ATGGAAAATCTTTGGTTATTTACTATTGCTGTTTTTACTGGCTTTTTTGCCATTAACAGCCCTGCCGGAAATATTCCTATTTTTCTCAGTCTTACTAAACAAGCAGACCGGGTAACGAAAAAGAAAATTTCAAAACAGGCTACTTTTACTGCTTTTGTCATTGTGACTGGTTTTATTATAGTAGGAAAGTATGTATTTGAACTCTTCGGAATTACTATTCCCGCGTTTAAGATAACAGGAGGAATTCTTATATTTTTCGTGGGTTTTGAAATGATACGGGCACAGGAGTCCAGCATAGACAATCAAACTGAAATTAACTTTAACGAAGGAATTTCAGTCTCGCCCCTCGCTATCCCAATCCTTGCAGGACCGGGAACTATTGTAACTGCTATGAATTTTACCACTAATGCGGGATATATTGAAATGGGAATTATAATTACAATGATCGCCCTTATAATGTGGATGAACTATTTAGCTTTCATATCCAGTGAATATTTGGTTCGTTGGATAGGGAAAAACAAGATTGTTGTTATTGAAAAGATAATGGGTTTAATAATAGCCATTATTGGAACCAGCATGTTTATTGAAGGAGTAAAACTTGCTTTTTTTGTAACAGAAGGACCTTCTTCTTTATCATATATCCAGGAGTAG
- a CDS encoding GH3 auxin-responsive promoter family protein, whose protein sequence is MEQFSRILDEQLCLLNEDYKSKRKNNSAIEPPVINTVSSGTFYSWLKRHNKLGGQHKIPRLSNSRDFIEELLKDNTLSTTL, encoded by the coding sequence ATGGAACAATTTTCCCGTATCCTGGATGAGCAGTTATGTTTGCTTAATGAGGATTACAAGTCGAAGAGGAAAAACAATTCGGCTATTGAGCCTCCTGTAATAAACACCGTTTCTTCCGGAACTTTTTATAGTTGGTTGAAGCGACATAATAAGCTTGGTGGACAACATAAAATTCCACGATTATCTAACAGTAGGGATTTCATAGAGGAACTTCTTAAAGACAATACCCTTAGTACCACCTTATAG
- a CDS encoding GH3 auxin-responsive promoter family protein, with product MKSIREFQQQVPITTYEDLQPYINRLLQGENNLLWPSEIKLFAKSSGTTGDKSKIIPVSKEGLQECHYQGGRDMLALYVDNHPDSQIFSGKNLSIGGNQESKASKTTSDSELYIGNISAIVMKNLPFWAQFRRTPNLEVTMMESWEEKIKMMAQVTTKENVTNMAGSPMWIILLLQHIFNEKKVNYIQDVWPNLEVFFHGSVSFLPYRPLFELMDRDKSMRYLEVYNATEGFFGLQDRMDDPSLLLMLNYNIFYEFIPVEDYDSENPRILSLAEVELHTNYTMVISTNSGLWRYKIGDTIRFTEKRPYRFIISGRTKHCINIFGEDLFVDHAEKALSVACKETGAIMENYTAAPKFYDSRNKGYHEWVIEFVKELGEDGTIFPYPG from the coding sequence ATTAAAAGCATAAGGGAATTCCAGCAACAAGTTCCTATTACAACCTATGAAGATTTACAGCCATACATTAATAGGCTCCTCCAGGGGGAAAATAACTTGTTATGGCCTTCTGAAATTAAATTGTTTGCAAAATCTTCAGGAACTACGGGAGATAAAAGTAAAATAATACCCGTTTCTAAAGAAGGTTTGCAGGAATGTCACTATCAGGGAGGAAGAGATATGCTCGCCCTTTATGTAGATAATCATCCCGATTCTCAAATTTTTTCAGGAAAAAATCTTTCTATTGGGGGAAACCAGGAAAGCAAAGCTTCCAAAACAACATCAGACTCTGAACTTTATATTGGAAATATTTCAGCCATTGTAATGAAGAATCTCCCGTTCTGGGCTCAGTTTCGCAGAACTCCCAATCTGGAAGTAACTATGATGGAGAGCTGGGAAGAAAAAATTAAAATGATGGCTCAGGTTACCACTAAAGAAAATGTCACTAATATGGCAGGTTCTCCAATGTGGATCATATTACTGTTGCAGCACATCTTTAACGAGAAGAAAGTTAATTATATCCAGGATGTTTGGCCGAATTTAGAAGTATTCTTTCATGGGTCAGTTTCTTTTCTCCCATATCGTCCTTTATTTGAATTAATGGACAGGGATAAAAGTATGAGATATCTTGAAGTATACAACGCAACCGAAGGATTTTTTGGGTTACAGGATAGGATGGATGATCCCTCTCTCCTGTTGATGCTTAATTATAATATTTTTTATGAGTTCATTCCTGTTGAGGATTATGATAGTGAGAATCCCAGAATACTTTCTTTGGCAGAAGTTGAGTTGCATACAAACTATACTATGGTTATCTCTACAAATTCCGGGCTTTGGAGGTATAAAATAGGGGATACTATAAGATTTACTGAAAAACGACCTTACAGGTTCATCATTAGTGGCAGAACCAAGCATTGTATTAATATCTTTGGAGAAGACCTTTTTGTAGACCATGCGGAAAAAGCTTTAAGTGTAGCCTGTAAAGAAACAGGTGCAATTATGGAGAATTATACTGCAGCTCCAAAATTCTATGACAGCCGAAACAAAGGTTACCATGAGTGGGTAATTGAATTTGTCAAAGAACTAGGTGAAGATGGAACAATTTTCCCGTATCCTGGATGA
- a CDS encoding GH3 auxin-responsive promoter family protein, with amino-acid sequence MQLLNNLGNLFIKQRIGQIDHFRSNPEDVQEKCLINLVQTARNTEYGRKFNFA; translated from the coding sequence ATGCAGCTATTAAATAACCTAGGGAATTTATTCATTAAACAGAGAATTGGCCAAATAGACCATTTTAGATCCAATCCGGAAGATGTACAGGAAAAATGTTTAATAAATTTAGTACAAACAGCACGCAACACAGAATATGGCCGGAAATTTAATTTTGCTTAA
- a CDS encoding DUF4197 domain-containing protein, translating to MKKLLLLLFIPLFSGCAELQDIANQVPGGGYGISNTEIASGLKQALNFGIEKEVAKLTEEGGFFRNELVRITLPPELQKVDKTLRDLGLNSLADEGLKVLNRAAEDAVKEATPIFVNAVQEMTFTDARNILLGNNTAATTYLNQKTATPLYSKFNPVIQTSLDRVGATQVWTNIIDKYNSLPLTSKVNPDLADYVTQEALKGVYTMIAIEEQEIRTDLGARTTQLLQRVFALQD from the coding sequence ATGAAAAAATTACTCCTCCTACTATTCATTCCATTATTTTCCGGTTGTGCCGAATTACAGGATATAGCAAACCAGGTGCCGGGCGGCGGATACGGAATATCAAATACTGAAATAGCCTCAGGATTAAAACAGGCTTTAAACTTCGGAATTGAAAAGGAAGTGGCAAAACTCACTGAGGAAGGAGGTTTTTTCAGAAATGAACTGGTGAGAATCACTCTACCACCTGAACTGCAAAAGGTGGACAAAACTTTAAGAGATTTGGGTCTGAATTCTTTGGCTGATGAAGGTCTAAAAGTTTTAAACAGAGCTGCTGAAGATGCAGTAAAAGAAGCTACGCCCATTTTTGTAAATGCCGTACAGGAAATGACTTTTACAGATGCCCGCAATATTCTTTTAGGAAATAATACCGCAGCTACAACTTACCTTAACCAAAAAACAGCCACTCCACTTTATTCGAAATTTAATCCCGTAATTCAAACTTCCCTGGATCGTGTTGGAGCAACACAGGTATGGACAAACATTATAGACAAATACAATTCTTTACCCCTAACTTCTAAAGTGAATCCCGATCTAGCAGATTATGTCACCCAGGAAGCACTTAAAGGTGTTTATACAATGATTGCCATTGAAGAACAGGAAATTAGAACAGATCTTGGAGCACGTACAACTCAGCTTTTACAGAGGGTTTTTGCTCTACAGGACTAA
- a CDS encoding Lacal_2735 family protein produces the protein MFGFLFKSEEDRLSHKYTQLMNRAFQLALVDKEKSDKINERARKIREQLRRMNYKKLDNFI, from the coding sequence ATGTTTGGATTTTTATTCAAAAGTGAGGAAGATCGTTTGAGCCACAAGTACACCCAGTTGATGAACCGTGCATTTCAACTTGCTTTGGTAGACAAAGAAAAAAGCGACAAGATCAATGAGAGGGCGAGAAAGATTCGGGAACAATTAAGAAGAATGAACTACAAAAAATTGGATAATTTTATCTGA
- a CDS encoding ABC transporter substrate-binding protein produces MIFRDQLQREIPLNKTPRRIISLVPSQTELLCDLGLQNSLVGVTKFCVHPQNIRKSKTVVGGTKNVHLEKIAALNPDIILCNKEENTQEMVEELTKIAPVHLSNVITFEDSLDLIFQYGEIFEIQETTAALVKNIIDAKNRFEEEGIRTRLKVVYLIWKKPWMAVGGETFINSLIEINGWENLFKNNKDRYPEITLNDLEMLKPDLVLLSSEPFPFKEKHVIELGEQIKANIQLVDGEYFSWYGSRLLPAFNYFKEYQIKLSNFL; encoded by the coding sequence ATGATTTTTAGGGATCAACTGCAGCGGGAAATCCCTTTGAATAAAACACCCCGGCGCATTATCTCACTGGTACCCAGCCAAACTGAACTCTTGTGTGACCTGGGCTTACAAAATTCTCTCGTAGGGGTGACAAAATTTTGTGTACATCCGCAAAATATCCGAAAATCAAAAACAGTAGTGGGCGGGACTAAAAATGTTCACCTGGAGAAAATTGCTGCGCTCAACCCAGACATTATCTTGTGTAACAAAGAGGAGAACACTCAGGAAATGGTGGAAGAGCTAACTAAAATAGCACCCGTTCACTTATCGAATGTAATCACTTTTGAGGACTCGCTTGACCTAATTTTCCAATATGGAGAAATATTTGAAATTCAGGAAACAACGGCCGCGCTTGTTAAAAATATTATAGATGCCAAAAATCGTTTTGAAGAAGAGGGGATACGTACCCGTTTAAAAGTCGTTTACCTTATTTGGAAAAAACCATGGATGGCTGTTGGTGGAGAAACTTTTATTAATTCTTTAATCGAAATAAACGGTTGGGAAAATCTATTTAAGAACAATAAAGACCGCTATCCCGAGATCACACTTAATGATCTGGAAATGCTGAAACCTGACCTTGTTCTCTTATCTTCTGAGCCTTTTCCTTTTAAGGAAAAACATGTAATAGAACTGGGGGAGCAAATAAAGGCAAATATTCAACTGGTAGATGGAGAATACTTTAGCTGGTATGGCTCAAGGTTATTGCCTGCATTTAACTACTTTAAAGAATATCAGATAAAATTATCCAATTTTTTGTAG
- the pyrF gene encoding orotidine-5'-phosphate decarboxylase, translated as MTTQELISQIRKKKSFLCIGLDTDLDKIPTYLLSEEDPIFSFNKAIIDATHQFAVAYKPNTAFYEACGRKGWKSLNKTIDYLNENYPEIFTIADAKRGDIGNTSTMYAKGFLQEMGFDSITVAPYMGKDSVEPFLCFRNKHAILLALTSNEGAFDFQTLKTDGTQVYKKVIEVSRSWKNAERLMYVVGATKAEYLAEIRKIIPDSFLLVPGVGAQGGSLAEVCKYGMTKDVGLLVNSSRGIIYASESSNFAEIAAAKAEVLQRQMAEQLEKFK; from the coding sequence ATGACTACTCAGGAACTGATTTCCCAGATACGTAAGAAGAAATCATTTTTATGTATTGGGCTGGATACCGATTTAGATAAAATTCCAACTTATTTACTTTCTGAAGAAGATCCTATTTTCTCTTTTAATAAAGCAATCATTGATGCTACACATCAATTTGCGGTTGCTTATAAGCCAAATACTGCTTTTTACGAAGCCTGCGGGAGGAAAGGTTGGAAATCGCTGAACAAAACCATTGATTACCTTAATGAAAATTATCCGGAGATCTTTACAATTGCCGATGCTAAACGTGGCGATATTGGCAATACTTCAACAATGTATGCCAAAGGTTTTCTTCAGGAAATGGGCTTTGATTCTATAACCGTTGCCCCATATATGGGAAAGGACTCCGTAGAACCGTTTTTATGTTTCCGGAACAAGCACGCGATTTTACTTGCGCTCACATCTAATGAAGGTGCATTTGATTTTCAAACTCTTAAGACAGACGGTACCCAGGTTTACAAAAAGGTGATAGAAGTTTCCCGATCCTGGAAGAATGCTGAAAGACTTATGTACGTCGTGGGAGCTACAAAAGCTGAATACCTTGCAGAAATTAGAAAAATTATACCTGATAGCTTTTTATTAGTACCGGGTGTCGGTGCCCAGGGTGGAAGTCTTGCTGAAGTATGTAAATATGGAATGACGAAAGATGTGGGTTTACTCGTTAATTCTTCCAGAGGAATAATATATGCTTCTGAAAGTTCCAACTTTGCCGAAATTGCTGCTGCAAAAGCTGAAGTCCTTCAACGACAAATGGCTGAGCAATTGGAGAAATTTAAATAA
- the prfA gene encoding peptide chain release factor 1 — MIEKLNIVKQRFDEVNDLIIQPDVIADQKRYIELNKEYKDLKALMEVRGNYMTLVNNMKEAQEIIADGSDPEMTDMAKLQLEEAKGAIPALEEKIRMMLVPKDPEDAKNVVMEIRASTGGDEASIFAGDLYKMYTKYCESRGWKSTIVDYNEGTSGGFKEMIFEVAGEDVYGTLKFEASVHRVQRVPQTETQGRVHTSAATVMVLPEAEEFDVEINPKDVRIDYFCSSGPGGQSVNTTYSAVRLTHIPTGLVAQCQDQKSQHKNKEKAFRVLRSRLYEQELAKKMEADAAKRNSMVSSGDRSAKIRTYNYAQGRVTDHRINLTLYDLGNIINGDIQKIVDELQLVDNTEKLKENSDVF; from the coding sequence ATGATTGAGAAGCTGAATATAGTGAAGCAACGGTTTGATGAGGTTAATGATTTGATCATTCAGCCGGATGTGATTGCAGATCAAAAACGTTATATAGAGTTAAACAAAGAGTATAAAGACCTAAAGGCCTTAATGGAGGTGCGGGGAAATTATATGACTTTGGTAAATAATATGAAGGAAGCACAGGAAATTATTGCTGATGGCAGTGATCCTGAAATGACTGATATGGCTAAACTTCAACTGGAGGAAGCTAAAGGTGCTATTCCTGCCCTGGAAGAAAAGATAAGAATGATGCTTGTCCCTAAAGATCCTGAAGACGCTAAAAACGTGGTGATGGAAATCCGCGCCAGTACCGGAGGGGATGAGGCCAGTATTTTTGCCGGGGATCTTTATAAAATGTACACCAAATACTGCGAGAGCAGGGGTTGGAAATCTACAATAGTAGATTACAATGAAGGCACCAGTGGAGGTTTTAAGGAGATGATCTTTGAAGTAGCCGGAGAAGATGTTTACGGTACATTAAAATTTGAAGCTAGTGTGCATCGCGTACAACGCGTTCCTCAAACTGAAACTCAGGGAAGAGTCCACACCTCGGCCGCAACCGTTATGGTATTGCCCGAAGCGGAAGAATTTGATGTAGAGATAAATCCTAAAGATGTAAGAATAGATTATTTCTGTTCTTCAGGTCCAGGTGGGCAATCTGTAAACACAACTTATTCAGCGGTAAGATTAACCCACATTCCCACAGGTTTGGTAGCACAGTGCCAGGATCAAAAATCACAGCATAAGAATAAAGAAAAAGCTTTCCGGGTTTTGCGTTCCAGGTTATATGAGCAGGAACTTGCCAAGAAGATGGAGGCTGATGCTGCAAAGCGGAATTCCATGGTTTCGAGCGGGGACCGTAGCGCAAAGATCAGAACCTACAATTATGCACAGGGTAGGGTGACAGATCATAGAATTAACCTAACGCTTTATGACCTGGGGAATATAATCAACGGAGATATTCAGAAGATAGTAGATGAACTGCAGTTGGTAGATAATACAGAGAAATTAAAAGAAAACAGCGATGTTTTTTAG
- a CDS encoding ATP-binding cassette domain-containing protein yields MYIEIDNVELSYSTEVLLKGIYLKAETGKITSILGTNGCGKSSLLKVIFGSLNPHHKLIRINNKPHLKPLYTYKGIVKYLPQDPFIPTHLKLKTVFKVFGVSWEDFVADFSNHSGYQNYNVNELSGGERRIVEIYLILKSKAEILLLDEPFTHLAPIYIEQFKKLLKAEARTKAIILTDHLYQHIIDLADDLYLIKNGCTKLVKDPRELEDQQYLITGS; encoded by the coding sequence ATGTATATTGAAATTGATAACGTAGAATTAAGTTATTCCACTGAGGTTCTTCTAAAAGGGATCTACCTTAAGGCAGAAACAGGAAAAATCACGAGTATATTAGGAACGAACGGATGCGGAAAGAGCAGTCTTCTAAAAGTGATCTTCGGAAGCTTAAATCCTCACCACAAGCTCATCAGGATCAATAACAAACCTCACCTTAAACCACTGTATACTTATAAAGGAATAGTCAAATATTTGCCACAGGATCCTTTTATTCCTACACATTTAAAACTGAAAACAGTATTCAAGGTTTTTGGAGTATCCTGGGAAGATTTTGTGGCAGATTTCAGCAATCACTCCGGATATCAAAATTATAATGTAAATGAGCTTTCCGGAGGGGAAAGACGAATAGTTGAAATATATCTCATTCTTAAAAGCAAAGCTGAAATACTACTCCTGGACGAACCTTTTACACACCTTGCTCCTATTTATATCGAACAATTTAAAAAACTACTAAAAGCGGAAGCAAGGACTAAAGCAATAATACTTACAGATCATCTCTATCAACACATAATTGATCTTGCTGATGATCTATACCTTATCAAGAATGGCTGTACCAAACTGGTTAAAGATCCGCGGGAACTGGAAGACCAACAATATTTAATTACGGGAAGTTAA